A genomic segment from Alistipes senegalensis JC50 encodes:
- a CDS encoding PepSY-like domain-containing protein, with protein sequence MKKLTIIFASLALMVSSVAAFAGNDRIITVAELPAVSQQFIKTHFAGVEVSYVKVDEEMFDKDYKVVFVNGSKVEFAKNGQWTDVDCKYGEVPAAIVPQQIRDRVAKDFAGRKIVSIDRDKRGYEVALDNGLDLKFDMKFRLIEVDD encoded by the coding sequence ATGAAAAAGCTCACGATTATCTTCGCTTCTCTGGCCCTCATGGTCTCCTCTGTCGCCGCTTTCGCCGGCAACGACCGCATCATCACCGTCGCCGAACTCCCGGCCGTTTCGCAGCAGTTCATCAAGACCCACTTCGCGGGCGTCGAGGTCTCTTACGTCAAGGTCGATGAGGAGATGTTCGACAAGGACTACAAGGTGGTCTTTGTCAACGGTTCGAAGGTCGAGTTCGCCAAGAACGGACAGTGGACGGATGTCGATTGCAAGTACGGCGAGGTGCCCGCGGCCATCGTTCCGCAGCAGATCCGCGACCGTGTGGCCAAGGATTTCGCAGGCCGCAAGATCGTCTCGATCGACCGCGACAAGCGCGGCTACGAGGTGGCGCTCGACAACGGCCTCGACCTGAAATTCGACATGAAGTTCCGCCTGATCGAGGTCGATGACTGA
- a CDS encoding ferritin has translation MNAQINAELWSAYLYLSMSMDAEAKGLKGVANWFYVQFREEQDHARIFMNYILSRDAEVKLLPIEAVRTEWASPLEMFRDTLEHEKKVTAMIGNLAAIAAEDKDYASSNMLVWFIDEQVEEEASARDMITACEAVEGNKFGLYMLDKELAARAYTQASPLANA, from the coding sequence ATGAACGCTCAGATCAATGCCGAGCTTTGGTCGGCCTATCTTTATCTTTCGATGTCGATGGACGCCGAGGCCAAGGGGCTGAAAGGCGTTGCCAACTGGTTCTACGTGCAGTTCCGGGAGGAGCAGGACCACGCGCGGATCTTTATGAACTACATCCTCTCGCGCGACGCCGAAGTGAAACTGCTTCCGATCGAGGCTGTGCGCACCGAATGGGCTTCGCCGCTGGAGATGTTCCGCGACACGCTCGAACACGAGAAAAAGGTTACGGCCATGATCGGCAATCTGGCCGCCATCGCCGCCGAGGACAAGGATTACGCTTCGTCGAACATGCTCGTCTGGTTCATCGACGAGCAGGTCGAGGAGGAGGCGTCGGCACGCGACATGATTACGGCCTGCGAGGCCGTCGAGGGCAACAAGTTCGGGCTCTACATGCTCGACAAGGAGCTGGCCGCCCGCGCCTATACGCAGGCTTCGCCGCTGGCCAACGCATAG